Proteins co-encoded in one Halorussus lipolyticus genomic window:
- a CDS encoding NAD(P)/FAD-dependent oxidoreductase: MTSIAVVGAGVAGLAAAYALRDADADVTVYERRDTVGGRAATHRRDECVFDVGANYVKEADEDGRVSELLTTELADGLVDTEEPVWTFNADGEISEGRGDDSPKWTYREGLATLGDRLADAADAEVRTGTEVETFAREDDEWWLRVRGGEATADRLVLTPPAPTTAYLLDRADWDDPLCSDLVETASDVPYRTLLSVALHYPDRTDLPYYALVNADKDHDLGWISREECKPGHVPEGESLLIVQPSPEWSRQHYDEPDDQIAIGAADRTAELLDDADRYQFDWAEVVRWRDALPDAGADADVLERAADQALYFAGDWVAGEGRIHAALRSGLETGDEIRKSL, from the coding sequence ATGACCAGCATCGCCGTCGTGGGCGCTGGCGTGGCCGGACTCGCCGCCGCCTACGCGCTCCGAGACGCCGACGCAGACGTGACGGTGTACGAGCGCCGCGATACGGTCGGAGGCCGGGCCGCGACCCACCGCCGAGACGAGTGCGTCTTCGACGTGGGCGCGAACTACGTCAAGGAGGCCGACGAGGACGGGCGCGTCAGCGAACTCCTCACCACCGAACTCGCCGACGGACTCGTAGACACCGAGGAGCCGGTTTGGACCTTCAACGCTGACGGGGAAATCTCGGAGGGCCGAGGAGACGACAGTCCGAAGTGGACCTACCGCGAGGGACTGGCGACCCTCGGCGACCGACTCGCCGACGCCGCAGACGCCGAGGTCCGGACCGGTACCGAGGTCGAGACCTTCGCCCGCGAGGACGACGAGTGGTGGCTCAGGGTCCGGGGCGGCGAAGCGACCGCCGACCGTCTCGTCTTGACGCCGCCCGCGCCGACTACCGCGTACCTCCTCGACCGGGCCGACTGGGACGACCCGCTCTGTTCGGACCTCGTGGAGACGGCGTCCGACGTGCCCTACCGGACCCTGCTGTCGGTCGCGCTCCACTACCCCGACCGCACCGACCTGCCCTACTACGCGCTGGTCAACGCCGACAAGGACCACGACCTCGGGTGGATTTCCCGCGAGGAGTGCAAGCCCGGTCACGTCCCCGAAGGCGAGAGCCTGCTCATCGTCCAACCCTCCCCGGAGTGGTCGCGCCAGCACTACGACGAACCCGACGACCAAATCGCCATCGGGGCGGCCGACCGGACCGCGGAACTGCTCGACGACGCCGACCGCTACCAGTTCGACTGGGCCGAGGTCGTTCGGTGGCGCGACGCGCTCCCCGACGCCGGCGCGGACGCCGACGTTCTCGAACGCGCCGCCGACCAAGCCCTCTACTTCGCCGGCGACTGGGTTGCCGGGGAGGGTCGGATTCACGCCGCGCTCCGGAGCGGCCTCGAAACCGGCGACGAAATCAGGAAGTCGCTCTAA
- a CDS encoding O-acetylhomoserine aminocarboxypropyltransferase/cysteine synthase family protein, translated as MTNEDAQQRFDTRSLHAGHGADPATGARAPPLYQTTSYEFEDADHAADLYALDAEGDIYSRISNPTVRYLEDRLASLEGGTGAVATASGMAAFDSLLLVLADSGDNVVCSTDTYGGTTAHLRHTASKRGVEPRFVDTLDYDAYEEAVDDSTAFVHVETVGNPSLVTPDFDRVAEIAHEAGAPLVVDNTFATPALCRPLERGADVVWESTTKWLHGSGTTVGGVVVDGGSFDWQAHADDYSELAGQNPAYHDTDFSRDFPDAPLSAAVRWRALRSLGNQQSPFDAWQTLQGLESFPLRMERHCENAAIVAEYLADHPEVGWVAYPGLDTHETHDNASRYLDDGYGGMIAFGLESGFEAGKAFCESVEVASFLANIGDAKTLVIHPASTTHAQLSPDEQTAAGVSPDLIRLSVGIEDPADLLADIEQAIDAATGGTGPEGDRAPTEST; from the coding sequence ATGACTAACGAGGACGCCCAGCAACGCTTCGACACCCGAAGCCTCCACGCGGGCCACGGGGCAGACCCCGCGACCGGAGCGCGAGCGCCGCCGCTCTACCAGACGACCTCCTACGAGTTCGAGGACGCCGACCACGCCGCGGACCTCTACGCGCTGGACGCCGAGGGCGACATCTACTCGCGCATCTCGAACCCTACGGTCCGCTACCTCGAAGACCGACTGGCCTCGCTGGAAGGCGGCACAGGCGCAGTCGCCACCGCCAGCGGGATGGCCGCGTTCGACTCGCTTCTCCTCGTGCTGGCCGACTCGGGCGACAACGTGGTCTGCTCGACCGACACCTACGGCGGGACCACCGCCCACCTCCGGCACACCGCCAGCAAGCGCGGCGTCGAACCGCGATTCGTAGACACGCTGGACTACGACGCCTACGAGGAGGCGGTGGACGATTCGACCGCCTTCGTCCACGTCGAAACTGTCGGCAACCCCTCGCTGGTGACGCCGGACTTCGACAGGGTGGCCGAGATTGCCCACGAGGCAGGCGCTCCGCTCGTGGTGGACAACACCTTCGCCACCCCGGCGCTCTGTCGCCCCCTCGAACGCGGCGCGGACGTGGTGTGGGAGTCCACGACGAAGTGGCTCCACGGAAGCGGAACCACGGTCGGCGGCGTGGTGGTAGACGGCGGCAGTTTCGACTGGCAGGCCCACGCCGACGACTACTCCGAACTCGCGGGCCAGAACCCGGCCTACCACGACACCGACTTCTCGCGGGATTTCCCCGATGCGCCGCTCTCCGCGGCGGTCCGGTGGCGGGCGCTCCGGAGTCTGGGCAATCAGCAGTCGCCCTTCGATGCGTGGCAGACGCTTCAGGGCTTGGAGTCCTTTCCACTCAGGATGGAGCGCCACTGCGAGAACGCCGCAATCGTGGCCGAATACCTCGCCGACCATCCCGAGGTCGGATGGGTCGCGTATCCCGGCCTCGACACGCACGAGACCCACGACAACGCGAGTCGGTATCTGGACGACGGGTACGGCGGGATGATAGCGTTCGGCCTCGAATCGGGCTTCGAGGCCGGGAAGGCGTTCTGCGAGAGCGTCGAGGTGGCGAGTTTTCTGGCCAACATCGGCGACGCCAAGACGCTGGTCATCCACCCTGCTAGCACTACTCACGCTCAACTCTCGCCCGACGAGCAGACGGCCGCGGGCGTCTCGCCCGACCTGATTCGCCTCTCGGTGGGCATCGAGGACCCCGCGGACCTGCTGGCGGATATAGAGCAGGCCATCGACGCCGCAACCGGGGGAACGGGGCCGGAAGGAGACAGAGCGCCGACGGAATCCACATGA
- the metX gene encoding homoserine O-acetyltransferase MetX has protein sequence MNRTRDTALLGEFEFECGRSVPLEVAYETYGEYDGDNAVLACHALTGSQHVTGPKRKAGGTESDESGNGTSGQASAWWSDVVGPGKAVDTREYFVVCANVPGSCYGTTGPASEHPETGDPYATDFPPVTVGDWTRAQAELLDHLGIGPLHAVVGGSVGGMNVLEWAKRFPERVDRIVPVATSARLDPQMLAIDAVARRAITTDPNWNGGEYYGTDEEDHPLPEPTEGLAVARQLGHVSYLSKDSMDRKFGRRSAGRAAMADAFAPDDPAGEFFPYREVESYLDYQAETFVERFDANSYLYLTRAMDDYDLAEGYDSDADALAGFSGEALVVSFTGDWHFTVEQSERLAEAFETAGVDAAHHVVESDHGHDAFLVEPEEVGPPIRDFLSAGLDGKAVSDADEREFAPVHASLFGD, from the coding sequence ATGAACCGGACGCGAGACACCGCCCTCCTCGGCGAGTTCGAATTCGAGTGCGGTCGGTCGGTCCCGCTGGAAGTCGCCTACGAGACCTACGGCGAGTACGACGGCGACAACGCGGTGCTGGCGTGTCACGCCCTGACCGGAAGCCAGCACGTCACCGGCCCGAAACGGAAGGCCGGCGGGACCGAGAGCGACGAGAGCGGAAACGGCACGAGCGGACAGGCCTCGGCGTGGTGGAGCGACGTGGTGGGACCCGGCAAGGCCGTAGACACCCGCGAGTACTTCGTCGTCTGCGCGAACGTGCCGGGGTCGTGCTACGGGACGACGGGACCTGCCAGCGAGCATCCCGAGACCGGCGACCCCTACGCCACCGACTTCCCGCCAGTCACGGTCGGCGACTGGACCCGAGCGCAGGCCGAACTCCTCGACCACCTCGGAATCGGCCCGCTCCACGCCGTCGTCGGCGGGAGCGTCGGCGGGATGAACGTCTTGGAGTGGGCCAAGCGGTTCCCCGAGCGAGTGGACCGAATCGTCCCGGTGGCCACGTCGGCGCGCCTCGACCCCCAGATGCTCGCCATCGACGCCGTGGCCCGGCGGGCCATCACGACCGACCCGAACTGGAACGGCGGGGAGTACTACGGCACCGACGAGGAGGACCACCCCCTGCCCGAACCGACCGAGGGCCTCGCAGTCGCCCGGCAGTTGGGCCACGTCTCGTACCTCTCGAAGGACTCGATGGACAGAAAATTCGGTCGGCGGTCGGCGGGCCGGGCCGCGATGGCCGATGCCTTCGCTCCCGACGACCCGGCGGGCGAGTTCTTCCCCTACCGCGAGGTCGAATCCTACCTCGACTATCAGGCCGAGACGTTCGTGGAGCGATTCGACGCCAACAGTTATCTCTACCTGACCAGAGCGATGGACGACTACGACCTCGCGGAGGGCTACGACTCGGACGCCGATGCCCTCGCCGGGTTCTCGGGCGAGGCCCTCGTGGTGAGTTTCACCGGCGACTGGCACTTTACCGTCGAGCAGTCGGAGCGACTGGCCGAGGCGTTCGAGACAGCAGGGGTGGACGCGGCCCACCACGTCGTCGAGAGCGACCACGGCCACGACGCCTTCCTCGTGGAACCCGAGGAGGTCGGCCCACCCATTCGGGATTTCCTCTCTGCGGGACTGGACGGGAAGGCGGTGAGCGACGCCGACGAACGGGAGTTCGCGCCGGTCCACGCTAGCTTGTTCGGGGACTGA
- the serB gene encoding phosphoserine phosphatase SerB, with amino-acid sequence MTLVAFDFDGTLSDSEMTVLLGERQGVADEMADITERAMNDEISYAKSLRDRAALLEGLSNERAEDAFDDVFLRPDAATVIRELNEAGVTTAILTGGFERGVEVALEREGVSVDTIVANRLPVEEGELTGEVEGPLIEGTKDDALERLAGEREIDMRDTIAVGDGANDLPMLEVAGLSVGFIPKSAVRPSCDIVVATMERLRDVFDEEGLLD; translated from the coding sequence ATGACGCTGGTCGCGTTCGATTTCGACGGTACGCTCTCAGACTCGGAGATGACGGTCCTCCTCGGCGAGCGCCAAGGAGTCGCCGATGAGATGGCCGACATCACCGAGCGAGCGATGAACGACGAGATTAGCTACGCCAAGAGCCTCCGGGACCGGGCGGCCCTGCTGGAAGGCCTCTCGAACGAGCGGGCCGAGGACGCCTTCGACGACGTGTTCCTCCGACCCGACGCCGCGACGGTCATCCGGGAACTCAACGAGGCCGGCGTGACCACCGCCATCCTGACCGGCGGGTTCGAGCGCGGCGTCGAAGTCGCGCTGGAGCGAGAGGGCGTCTCGGTGGACACCATCGTCGCCAACCGCCTGCCGGTCGAGGAGGGCGAACTCACGGGCGAGGTCGAAGGGCCGCTCATCGAGGGCACGAAGGACGACGCCCTCGAACGTCTCGCCGGCGAGCGGGAAATCGACATGCGAGACACCATCGCGGTCGGCGACGGTGCGAACGACCTGCCCATGCTGGAAGTCGCCGGCCTCTCGGTGGGCTTCATCCCCAAGTCGGCGGTCCGGCCGTCCTGTGACATCGTGGTGGCGACGATGGAACGGCTTCGGGACGTGTTCGACGAGGAGGGACTGCTGGACTGA
- a CDS encoding S1C family serine protease, which produces MRGQSLLVGVLALVLLGMGPAGAVEHVGEPNAEATADLQASCNYQSLYDRAIDSVVTVQVLTEERQGLGSGFVYDDEGRIVTNQHVVANSSMVEVQFNRGEWHTAEVIGTDAYSDLAVLEVNQTPDYADPLELQPRQPQPGQPVGALGSPLGLEATITDGIVSGTNRSLPAGGPQGPQFTIPNTIQTTAAINPGNSGGPLVDCEGRVLGVNTATLSGSENTGFAVPASRVERVVPSLIENGSYASSFVGISTIEVSPIIAEANGLDVTRGVLVREVISGSPADGILRGSPDTEEVRGVEVPAGGDVILSIEGRQILTGEDLSSYLTTTSPGDTVTMTILRDGERMQVEIELGERPPPDSES; this is translated from the coding sequence ATGCGCGGACAATCTCTGCTCGTAGGGGTACTGGCGCTCGTACTCCTCGGGATGGGACCGGCGGGAGCAGTCGAACACGTGGGGGAACCGAACGCCGAGGCCACGGCGGACCTGCAAGCCTCGTGTAACTATCAGTCGCTGTACGACCGGGCGATAGATTCGGTCGTGACGGTGCAGGTCCTGACCGAGGAGCGTCAGGGCCTCGGGTCGGGGTTCGTCTACGACGACGAGGGTCGCATCGTCACGAACCAGCACGTCGTCGCTAACTCCTCGATGGTCGAAGTCCAGTTCAACCGCGGCGAGTGGCACACTGCCGAGGTCATCGGCACCGACGCCTACAGCGACCTCGCGGTGCTGGAGGTCAACCAGACCCCGGACTACGCCGACCCGCTTGAACTTCAGCCCCGGCAACCCCAACCCGGCCAACCGGTCGGCGCGCTGGGGAGTCCGCTCGGCCTCGAAGCGACCATCACCGACGGCATCGTCAGCGGGACGAATCGGTCGCTTCCCGCCGGCGGACCGCAGGGGCCGCAGTTCACGATTCCCAACACCATCCAGACCACCGCGGCCATCAATCCGGGTAACAGCGGCGGGCCGCTGGTAGACTGCGAAGGACGGGTGCTGGGCGTCAACACCGCGACGCTCTCGGGGAGCGAGAACACCGGATTCGCGGTCCCGGCGAGTCGCGTCGAGCGCGTCGTCCCGTCGCTCATCGAAAACGGCTCGTACGCCAGTTCCTTCGTCGGTATTTCGACCATCGAAGTGTCGCCCATCATCGCCGAGGCCAACGGCCTTGACGTGACGCGGGGTGTGCTGGTCCGGGAGGTGATTTCGGGGTCGCCCGCCGACGGGATTCTACGGGGTAGCCCGGACACCGAGGAGGTCCGAGGCGTCGAGGTCCCGGCCGGCGGCGACGTGATTCTGTCCATCGAGGGCAGACAGATACTCACCGGCGAGGACCTCTCTAGTTACCTCACCACGACGAGTCCGGGCGACACCGTGACGATGACGATTCTGCGCGACGGCGAGCGGATGCAGGTCGAAATCGAGTTGGGCGAACGCCCGCCGCCTGACAGCGAGTCCTGA
- a CDS encoding DUF7530 family protein, producing MSGRDPAGEDADSPTGPDRNLTTRYGEAWVYESIVGAIPGLSLSQPVAVGIQFLLFEGLILAFAAIYDLWSAVPAGTAAVVVAAAGSYVMLALGDEIRELDTPDSYRRLLFSSSIEVVLGVLSFVALLTYLFAVDARSGQVPLLTLLLGETPPAPAVYLTLLVLWDLCYRIGTGWWASVTGLWRTLQYGDRFDAEDRRHLLRIELLTIGFAVVQLLLVPFIWDRILLVGAVAGHVTAVLLVSGASVVSLRRG from the coding sequence ATGAGCGGTCGGGACCCGGCGGGCGAGGACGCCGACTCGCCGACCGGCCCCGACCGAAATCTCACGACTCGGTACGGCGAGGCGTGGGTCTACGAGAGCATCGTCGGCGCGATTCCCGGCCTGTCGCTGTCCCAACCGGTCGCGGTCGGCATCCAGTTTCTGCTGTTCGAGGGACTGATTCTGGCATTCGCGGCGATTTACGACCTCTGGAGCGCGGTGCCCGCCGGAACCGCCGCGGTGGTCGTCGCGGCCGCGGGAAGCTACGTGATGCTCGCGCTCGGCGACGAGATTCGGGAGTTGGACACCCCCGACTCGTACCGACGACTCCTCTTTTCGTCCAGCATCGAGGTCGTGCTGGGCGTGCTGTCGTTCGTCGCGCTCCTCACGTACCTGTTCGCGGTGGACGCCCGGAGCGGGCAGGTCCCGCTGTTGACCTTGCTCCTCGGCGAGACGCCGCCAGCGCCCGCGGTCTACCTGACTCTGCTGGTGCTGTGGGACCTCTGCTACCGCATCGGAACCGGATGGTGGGCCAGCGTGACCGGCCTCTGGCGGACGCTCCAGTACGGCGACCGGTTCGACGCCGAGGACCGCCGGCACCTCCTCCGCATCGAACTCCTGACAATCGGGTTCGCGGTGGTCCAACTCCTGTTGGTGCCGTTCATCTGGGACCGAATTCTGCTGGTCGGGGCCGTCGCCGGCCACGTCACAGCGGTGCTGTTGGTCTCGGGGGCGTCGGTCGTGTCGCTCCGGCGGGGTTAG
- a CDS encoding NAD(P)H-binding protein, with protein MRVLVTGATGFVGGNLVPALLEAGHEVVALVRDADRYDAPENVAVVEADLLERESLDGIFEDIDSAYYLVHSMRTGEDFAERDRLAARNFVDAARGSDLQRVIYLGGLGETGDVLSEHLKSRREVETILADEATFALTTLRAAIVIGDGSASFQMIRELVDKLPVMVTPKWVHNECQPIAISDVVAYLVGVLDAPETAGQTYEVGGPEVLTYAEMMRRTGRVMGKEPAVLSVPVLTPNLSAYWVDLVTDVPKSIAHPLISGLKNPVVADDDPIRRLIAVELTPFDEAVERALSGPDEWDDE; from the coding sequence ATGCGCGTACTGGTGACGGGAGCGACGGGATTCGTCGGCGGGAACCTCGTCCCGGCCCTGCTGGAGGCCGGCCACGAGGTCGTCGCGCTGGTTCGTGACGCCGACAGGTACGACGCTCCGGAGAACGTGGCAGTCGTGGAGGCCGACCTGCTCGAGCGCGAGAGTCTGGACGGAATCTTCGAGGACATCGACTCGGCGTACTACCTCGTCCACTCGATGCGGACCGGCGAGGACTTCGCGGAACGCGACCGACTCGCGGCCCGAAACTTCGTGGACGCCGCGAGGGGGTCGGACCTCCAGCGAGTGATTTACCTCGGCGGACTGGGCGAGACGGGCGACGTGCTGTCCGAACACCTCAAGTCCCGGCGCGAGGTCGAGACCATCCTCGCCGACGAGGCCACCTTCGCGTTGACCACGCTCCGGGCGGCCATCGTCATCGGCGACGGGAGCGCGAGTTTCCAGATGATACGCGAGTTGGTCGATAAGTTGCCGGTGATGGTGACGCCCAAGTGGGTCCACAACGAGTGCCAGCCAATCGCCATCTCCGACGTGGTGGCGTATCTGGTCGGGGTCCTCGACGCGCCCGAGACGGCGGGCCAGACCTACGAGGTCGGCGGTCCCGAGGTGCTGACCTACGCCGAGATGATGCGCCGGACCGGCAGGGTGATGGGCAAGGAACCCGCCGTCCTCTCGGTCCCGGTGCTGACGCCGAACCTCTCGGCCTACTGGGTCGATTTGGTGACGGACGTGCCCAAGTCCATCGCCCACCCCCTCATCTCCGGACTCAAGAACCCGGTCGTGGCCGACGACGACCCCATCCGGAGGCTGATAGCTGTCGAGTTGACGCCCTTCGACGAGGCGGTCGAACGCGCGCTGTCGGGACCCGACGAATGGGACGACGAATGA
- a CDS encoding type II toxin-antitoxin system HicA family toxin, with amino-acid sequence MVRTSFSGQDIAKVLTDHGFEPADRTGSHLKLRWESPNTTEVRIVTVPMKGSDSIPHGTLKSIAEQSGANDFREWCRWIDENR; translated from the coding sequence ATGGTTCGGACCTCTTTCTCGGGGCAAGACATCGCAAAAGTGCTTACGGACCACGGTTTTGAACCGGCCGACAGAACTGGGAGTCATCTCAAACTTCGTTGGGAGAGTCCCAACACCACGGAGGTTCGAATCGTCACGGTTCCGATGAAAGGGAGTGATAGTATTCCGCACGGCACACTGAAATCGATTGCAGAGCAATCCGGCGCGAACGACTTCAGAGAGTGGTGTCGCTGGATAGATGAGAACCGGTAG
- a CDS encoding Hsp20/alpha crystallin family protein yields the protein MARYDPFEEMDRMFEQLRTRVWTPEDALSGGRGTSGGLGMPARKDDAVSMDLTKHDDEFVFAADLPGFEREDIDLTFSEGVLTLVAESETSEERTIGGDARTASGRTGTDQTGTDEARPEADEIAVRTQFARSRRVAERVTIPEAIVEDEILASYRNGVLEVHLPLADPASADDESRIDIID from the coding sequence ATGGCTCGATACGACCCCTTCGAGGAGATGGACCGAATGTTTGAACAACTCCGAACCCGCGTATGGACCCCTGAGGACGCCCTGAGCGGCGGGCGCGGAACGTCCGGCGGCCTCGGCATGCCCGCCCGGAAGGACGACGCCGTGAGCATGGACCTCACGAAGCACGACGACGAATTCGTCTTCGCCGCCGACCTGCCGGGATTCGAGCGCGAGGACATCGACCTCACGTTCTCGGAGGGCGTGCTGACCCTCGTCGCCGAGAGCGAGACCAGCGAGGAGCGGACCATCGGCGGAGACGCTCGGACCGCGAGCGGCCGGACTGGAACCGACCAGACCGGAACCGACGAGGCCCGGCCCGAGGCCGACGAAATCGCGGTCCGGACCCAGTTCGCTCGCTCGCGCCGCGTCGCAGAGCGCGTCACGATTCCCGAGGCCATCGTCGAGGACGAGATTCTGGCCTCCTACCGAAACGGCGTGCTGGAGGTCCACCTGCCGCTGGCGGACCCCGCGAGCGCGGACGACGAGTCGAGAATCGACATCATCGACTAG
- a CDS encoding type II toxin-antitoxin system HicB family antitoxin codes for MGTKSESGQTDCVEFIYEDDGRITAKDTETGVASYGETKAEALAMLAEALHLHDGGGEPIEDTTAFLDEEINGDCDEIDGDKELPDFMQ; via the coding sequence ATGGGAACGAAGAGCGAAAGCGGCCAGACTGATTGCGTCGAGTTCATCTACGAGGACGACGGACGAATCACGGCCAAAGATACAGAAACTGGCGTCGCTTCCTACGGCGAGACCAAAGCCGAAGCACTTGCCATGCTGGCAGAAGCCCTCCATCTCCACGACGGAGGCGGAGAGCCTATCGAGGACACAACGGCGTTCCTCGATGAGGAGATAAACGGCGATTGTGACGAAATCGACGGTGATAAGGAACTGCCAGATTTCATGCAGTAG
- a CDS encoding Hvo_1808 family surface protein, with translation MTHRRIAVFLTAMMVVGTIAGTAGVAWAQTDSTAGDLTATDQSAGAAQTTVVGECTTIDESGRYVLVGDIEDSSADTCIRIRASDVVLEGNGNTIDGRIRPTPDEAANRFFRPGGLQPRSGIGIAVGGDRPVSNVTVRDVTLTDWRWAAVAESVRRGGFAGVRTADSAFGITVLRSPGFEVTDSEAVRNAAFGVGLFGSGESRVADTNASENGVVGVYLGRGRNAVVSNVVARDNDVAGVLLDRTQGAAVRGGTTSGNRFGVYLFETSDSEVTGATAVGNGLAGIYALNGSGASVADSVATNNRLSGVLIQGTRNAEITTTNASRNRYGIYLFFAEESTVADSTSNDGVMGVFVRNSTDSAVVNNTVLDNSFDGVYLENSSDVRVEENRDGALTIESTGDDTIGREGGYWYNDTIDVNQSDGLTEAELRAYVYRSIARAEYLRQLEYEESLSLELVSQAELTRRNQAEPASSATAAEWQNQLWEATFVVGEDRNATQVMENESSRVAGFYNSFADKMVIVSDDDPLTASSTTLVHEFVHALQDQHFDLTEGIDSARTEDGSRARSGLVEGDARYVEERFEQLCGVVWDCVQVDSKEPPGGEVSDSRNFALRQMILAPYSDGPGYVAQLRQQGGWEAVNDQYDEIPNTTEQIIHPDRRNESPVALSFEDTARADWNQFDQSNLSFGGVNGTTRMGEVGIFTMFWYQGYEYGNEIIDVNEHLYPNGGSFDWFNYTSKPSEGWGNDVLVPYRKQVGNDTEYGYVWRTAWDTQTDARQFHRAYLDLLRGQGAEKVGPNTWVVESGPFADAFRVVRQGSNVTIVNAPTTADLADLRPGLPAPESTTDDGNETTAEAA, from the coding sequence ATGACGCACAGACGAATCGCGGTGTTTCTCACGGCGATGATGGTGGTGGGAACGATTGCAGGCACAGCAGGGGTCGCGTGGGCGCAGACCGATTCGACGGCGGGCGACCTGACAGCGACCGACCAGTCCGCGGGGGCGGCCCAGACCACAGTCGTCGGCGAGTGTACGACCATCGACGAGTCCGGTCGGTACGTCCTCGTCGGCGACATCGAGGACTCCTCGGCCGACACCTGCATCCGGATTCGGGCCAGCGACGTGGTGCTGGAGGGCAACGGCAACACCATCGACGGCCGGATACGACCGACCCCCGACGAGGCCGCAAATCGGTTCTTCCGGCCCGGCGGACTCCAACCCCGGTCGGGCATCGGCATCGCTGTCGGAGGCGACCGCCCGGTCTCGAACGTGACGGTCCGTGACGTGACCCTCACCGACTGGCGGTGGGCCGCGGTCGCAGAGTCGGTCCGCCGAGGAGGGTTCGCGGGCGTCCGAACCGCGGACAGCGCCTTCGGAATCACCGTCCTGCGGTCGCCCGGATTCGAGGTCACCGACAGCGAGGCCGTCCGGAACGCCGCCTTCGGCGTCGGCCTGTTCGGAAGCGGAGAGAGTCGAGTCGCCGACACCAACGCCTCCGAGAACGGCGTCGTCGGCGTCTATCTGGGCCGAGGACGAAACGCGGTCGTCTCGAACGTCGTCGCCCGCGACAACGACGTGGCGGGGGTCTTGCTGGACAGGACGCAGGGCGCGGCGGTCCGCGGCGGTACCACCTCCGGCAACCGATTCGGCGTCTACCTGTTCGAGACTAGCGACAGCGAGGTCACGGGGGCGACCGCAGTCGGGAACGGACTGGCGGGAATCTACGCGCTCAACGGTTCCGGAGCAAGTGTCGCCGACAGCGTGGCGACGAACAATAGACTCTCGGGCGTCCTGATTCAGGGCACCCGGAACGCCGAGATTACGACCACCAACGCCTCGCGGAACCGATACGGCATCTACCTCTTTTTCGCCGAGGAGTCAACCGTCGCCGATTCGACCTCGAACGACGGCGTGATGGGCGTGTTCGTCCGGAACTCGACCGACAGCGCGGTGGTGAACAACACCGTCCTCGACAACAGTTTCGACGGGGTGTACCTCGAAAACTCGTCCGACGTTCGCGTCGAGGAGAACCGGGACGGCGCGCTGACTATCGAATCGACCGGCGACGACACCATCGGCCGGGAAGGCGGCTACTGGTACAACGACACCATCGACGTGAACCAGTCCGACGGCCTGACCGAGGCGGAACTTCGGGCCTACGTCTACCGGTCCATCGCGCGGGCCGAGTACCTCCGCCAACTGGAGTACGAGGAGTCGCTCTCGCTCGAACTGGTCAGTCAGGCCGAACTGACTCGGCGCAACCAAGCCGAACCGGCCTCGTCGGCGACTGCCGCAGAGTGGCAGAATCAGCTCTGGGAGGCCACCTTCGTCGTCGGCGAGGACCGCAACGCCACGCAGGTCATGGAAAACGAGTCGTCGCGTGTCGCGGGGTTCTACAACTCCTTCGCCGACAAGATGGTCATCGTCTCGGACGACGACCCCCTGACCGCGAGTAGCACCACGCTGGTTCACGAGTTCGTCCACGCCCTGCAGGACCAGCACTTCGACCTGACCGAGGGCATCGACTCGGCCCGGACCGAGGACGGGTCGCGCGCCCGGAGCGGACTGGTCGAAGGAGACGCCAGATACGTCGAGGAGCGATTCGAACAGCTCTGTGGCGTGGTCTGGGACTGCGTGCAGGTCGATTCGAAGGAACCGCCGGGCGGCGAGGTTTCCGACTCGCGGAACTTCGCCCTGCGCCAGATGATTCTGGCCCCCTACTCCGACGGGCCGGGGTACGTCGCCCAGTTGCGCCAGCAGGGCGGTTGGGAGGCGGTCAACGACCAGTACGACGAGATTCCCAACACCACCGAGCAGATTATCCACCCCGACAGGCGCAACGAGTCGCCGGTCGCACTCTCCTTCGAGGACACCGCCCGCGCTGACTGGAACCAGTTCGACCAGTCCAACCTCTCGTTCGGCGGCGTCAACGGCACCACGAGAATGGGTGAGGTCGGCATCTTCACGATGTTCTGGTATCAGGGCTACGAGTACGGCAACGAGATTATCGACGTGAACGAACACCTCTACCCCAACGGCGGGAGCTTCGACTGGTTCAACTACACCAGCAAGCCTTCCGAAGGGTGGGGCAACGACGTGCTGGTTCCCTATCGGAAACAGGTCGGGAACGACACCGAGTACGGCTACGTCTGGCGGACGGCGTGGGACACCCAGACTGACGCCCGGCAGTTCCACCGCGCGTATCTCGACCTCCTCCGCGGGCAGGGGGCCGAGAAGGTCGGCCCGAACACGTGGGTCGTAGAGTCCGGGCCGTTCGCCGACGCCTTCCGGGTCGTCCGGCAGGGGTCGAACGTGACCATCGTGAACGCACCGACGACCGCCGACCTCGCGGACCTCCGGCCGGGACTGCCCGCGCCCGAGAGTACCACCGACGATGGCAACGAAACGACCGCCGAGGCCGCGTAG